Proteins from a genomic interval of Diospyros lotus cultivar Yz01 chromosome 6, ASM1463336v1, whole genome shotgun sequence:
- the LOC127804170 gene encoding dof zinc finger protein DOF5.7-like, translating to MMTPENIPAKPAAKDESQSSGSRKTASARPPEQALKCPRCDSPNTKFCYYNNYSLTQPRHFCKTCRRYWTKGGALRNVPIGGGCRKSKKMKSSSKVSGDSKDSSGSSDIGGLKLFQGLSPAMDFQLGSLSFPRLHSSTAGGYNQFSSFGEISSAPSSIPTASAFGIDGLGNSSPLMGLNFTLPSPVQEMGSMSTAVHGNLASSIESLSSINQDLHWKLQQQRLAMLWGGENQRDSGVQSTMALDNQAPRPQPIMFQNLEISKPEVCAAGNSRKDSATEWFFDGSYAPVNPTPANSASNANESTSNWSGIQAWTDLNQYSALP from the coding sequence ATGATGACCCCGGAGAACATTCCAGCAAAGCCGGCCGCAAAAGACGAAAGCCAAAGCTCCGGCAGCCGAAAAACGGCATCAGCGAGGCCACCGGAACAAGCCCTGAAGTGTCCGAGATGCGATTCCCCGAACACAAAATTCTGTTATTATAATAACTACAGCCTCACGCAGCCGAGGCACTTCTGCAAGACTTGCAGAAGGTACTGGACGAAGGGGGGAGCCCTGCGCAACGTTCCAATTGGCGGCGGGTGCCGAAAGAGCAAGAAGATGAAATCCTCTTCAAAGGTCTCCGGCGATTCCAAGGACTCCAGTGGATCTTCAGATATCGGTGGATTGAAGCTTTTCCAAGGCCTCTCTCCGGCCATGGATTTCCAGCTGGGAAGCCTCTCTTTCCCCCGGCTTCACTCTTCCACCGCCGGCGGCTACAACCAGTTTTCGTCGTTTGGGGAGATTTCATCTGCTCCCAGTTCAATCCCCACCGCTTCAGCTTTCGGTATCGATGGATTGGGAAACTCTAGCCCTCTAATGGGGCTCAATTTTACTCTACCATCTCCTGTTCAGGAAATGGGCTCGATGAGTACTGCTGTTCATGGCAATCTTGCTTCTTCAATTGAGTCCTTGAGTTCCATTAACCAGGATCTGCACTGGAAGCTGCAGCAGCAAAGGCTGGCGATGCTGTGGGGGGGAGAAAATCAACGAGACAGCGGCGTTCAGTCGACTATGGCTCTCGACAACCAGGCCCCGAGGCCACAGCCTATCATGTTCCAGAACCTGGAAATCTCAAAGCCGGAGGTTTGCGCAGCCGGTAATTCAAGGAAGGACAGTGCAACCGAGTGGTTCTTCGACGGCTCTTACGCGCCGGTGAATCCTACTCCGGCCAACAGTGCCAGCAATGCCAACGAAAGCACAAGCAACTGGAGCGGAATTCAAGCTTGGACCGACTTGAACCAGTACAGCGCACTGCCGTag